The following proteins are co-located in the uncultured Propionivibrio sp. genome:
- a CDS encoding GGDEF domain-containing protein has translation MSPVLDIRTMVLIYVGINIGQTIVLFYLWSVQRNYPPAKDWAIGSLLFAIGLFLFSLRNQVPLALSEIASNLFLLPGMMLFNIGIVKAAGRVPPVRAGATICILANAALAWFVLGDPNYPVSVIIHNAAILTFYLYTAYVCLMAKTASGNHTFRLIGGIFILLSLVCAWRVAGGVFGLTFSFSSTLPRLFWILTSLICIPMVTVLLTLHTSQRLQEEIEAQARRDALTGAYNRRAFAEFADKEWSRSQRHGSALSILSVDIDHFKSFNDLHGHPTGDAALMQVSKSAQAALRTTDIWCRHGGEEFVALLPETGMEQALAVAERLRVAVERTTIPSPSGPLSVSVSIGVAERTVRHERMSELLAVSDAALYQAKATGRNRVVAAAQRAPGPVRIVSVA, from the coding sequence ATGTCTCCAGTCCTCGATATCCGCACGATGGTATTGATCTATGTCGGGATCAATATCGGGCAGACGATCGTCCTCTTCTATCTGTGGAGTGTGCAGCGCAATTATCCGCCGGCCAAGGACTGGGCGATCGGTTCCCTGCTGTTCGCCATCGGCCTGTTCCTCTTCTCCCTGCGCAACCAGGTGCCGCTGGCCCTGAGCGAGATCGCATCGAATCTATTCCTGCTGCCGGGGATGATGCTGTTCAACATCGGTATCGTCAAAGCGGCCGGACGGGTGCCACCGGTGCGGGCTGGCGCGACCATCTGCATTCTTGCCAACGCAGCCCTGGCCTGGTTCGTCCTCGGGGATCCGAATTATCCGGTCAGCGTCATCATCCACAATGCGGCGATTCTGACGTTCTACCTGTACACCGCCTACGTCTGCCTGATGGCGAAAACCGCCAGCGGCAACCACACGTTCCGCCTGATCGGCGGCATCTTCATCCTGCTCTCGCTCGTCTGCGCCTGGCGCGTGGCGGGCGGCGTCTTCGGCCTGACCTTTTCCTTTTCGTCGACCCTGCCGCGCCTGTTCTGGATCCTGACCTCGCTCATCTGCATCCCGATGGTGACGGTGTTATTGACTTTGCATACGTCGCAGCGGCTTCAGGAGGAAATCGAGGCGCAGGCCCGCCGCGATGCATTGACGGGCGCTTACAACCGCCGCGCCTTTGCCGAGTTCGCCGACAAGGAGTGGTCGCGTAGCCAGCGCCATGGTTCAGCCTTGTCGATTCTGTCGGTCGATATCGATCACTTCAAGTCGTTCAACGACCTGCACGGTCATCCGACGGGCGACGCCGCGCTGATGCAGGTCTCGAAATCCGCCCAGGCCGCCTTGCGGACGACCGACATCTGGTGCCGTCATGGCGGCGAGGAATTCGTCGCCTTGTTGCCGGAGACCGGGATGGAGCAGGCGCTGGCGGTTGCCGAGCGTCTGCGCGTGGCGGTGGAGCGCACCACGATTCCGTCGCCGAGCGGGCCCTTGAGCGTTTCGGTCAGCATCGGTGTGGCGGAACGTACCGTCCGTCATGAGCGCATGTCCGAACTTCTCGCCGTTTCGGATGCCGCGCTGTATCAGGCCAAGGCGACCGGGCGCAACCGGGTGGTCGCGGCCGCGCAGCGGGCGCCGGGGCCGGTCCGTATCGTTTCCGTGGCCTGA
- a CDS encoding DUF2799 domain-containing protein: MSPKECQTANWHDVGQADGLLGKNLGYLNQRRSDCAEANVQIDQAAYLKGREQGLKNYCQLGNAALIGLRGEVYEGVCPPAIDPEFRRRYGIGLDIHRFQDEIARLQHRLASLEERFRRNQYEFEQRLGSRGKNEDHQRLYRDFQREQDRIRDEQGVLAANLQWNQNQLINAERVLQSLR, encoded by the coding sequence ATGAGCCCGAAAGAATGCCAGACGGCCAACTGGCACGATGTCGGGCAGGCCGACGGATTGCTCGGAAAAAACCTGGGATACCTGAACCAGCGCCGAAGCGACTGTGCCGAAGCGAACGTCCAGATCGACCAGGCCGCCTATCTGAAGGGACGCGAACAAGGCCTGAAGAACTATTGCCAGTTGGGCAATGCCGCATTGATCGGCTTGCGCGGCGAAGTTTACGAAGGGGTATGTCCTCCGGCGATTGATCCCGAATTCCGCCGCAGATACGGCATTGGCTTGGACATCCATCGTTTTCAGGATGAGATCGCCAGACTTCAGCATCGCCTCGCTTCACTGGAAGAGCGTTTCCGGAGAAATCAATACGAATTCGAGCAGCGTCTGGGGTCTCGCGGAAAGAATGAAGATCACCAGCGCCTGTACCGGGATTTCCAGCGTGAGCAAGACCGGATTCGCGATGAGCAAGGCGTGCTTGCGGCCAACCTGCAATGGAACCAGAACCAGCTGATCAATGCCGAGCGGGTACTGCAAAGCCTGCGCTGA
- the pta gene encoding phosphate acetyltransferase — protein MKTELVSRTLFMASASSDFSATTGALGLLRALQREGFKVGFVKPVADLKAGDGQPDRSVHFARTIAGVTVPEPIPAKRAEAMVRASDAASLLEEIVTLVEGARGDCDLMIVEGITCGPDHPLLLDLDPAIARNLGAAVLVTANGRRAEVADMVSMLVDAAHRYGSEGGHALAGAVITRVPDDAYAAALASGIAASGLRVPLVCVSPDNSELAAPLLSDVAANLGFSIYRTGDLEHSRIAQIIVASRGVDKLVERLKPGTLIVAPCDRSDLVVTATLARLSGMPIAGLLLTCGESIAPSIEQFLNPRFGDLPIVTTPLETYDVVVKLAATDRRISLKDRVRMERVMDHIADHVELAPLTGSAGQSAFTHLTPPMFRHRLIQQARVASKRIVLPEGDEPRTIRAAAICAAKNIAHCVLLGDPDQIRSIALTHGIDLPTAHPLLEILDPATIRKDYIAPMVALRKSKGLTAPQAEAMLEDNVVLGTMMLAEQHVDGLVSGAVHTTASTVRPALQLIKTTPGSSIVSSVFFMLMPDQVLVYGDCAINPNPSAEELAEIALQSAGSAAAFGIEPRVAMISYSTGVSGTGDDVDKVRAATEIVRARRPELIVDGPIQYDAASVVDVARQKAPNSPLKGRATVFVFPDLNTGNTTYKAVQRSANVVSVGPMLQGLRKPVNDLSRGALVDDIVYTIALTAIQALAEA, from the coding sequence ATGAAAACAGAACTCGTTTCCCGCACCCTATTCATGGCCTCGGCATCGAGCGATTTCAGCGCCACCACCGGCGCGCTCGGTCTGCTGCGCGCCCTCCAGCGCGAGGGTTTCAAGGTCGGTTTCGTCAAGCCGGTCGCCGATCTCAAGGCCGGCGACGGCCAGCCCGACCGCTCGGTGCATTTCGCCCGAACGATCGCCGGGGTGACGGTGCCGGAGCCGATTCCCGCCAAGCGTGCGGAGGCGATGGTCCGCGCCAGCGACGCGGCAAGCCTGCTCGAGGAAATCGTGACGCTGGTCGAGGGTGCGCGCGGCGATTGCGACCTGATGATTGTCGAGGGCATTACCTGCGGACCGGATCATCCCTTGCTGCTCGATCTTGACCCGGCCATCGCGCGCAATCTTGGCGCCGCGGTGCTTGTGACCGCCAACGGCCGCCGCGCCGAGGTCGCCGACATGGTGTCGATGCTTGTCGATGCCGCGCATCGCTACGGCAGCGAAGGCGGACACGCCCTGGCCGGTGCCGTCATCACCCGCGTGCCCGATGACGCGTATGCCGCTGCCCTGGCCAGCGGCATCGCCGCGTCGGGTCTCCGTGTGCCGCTCGTCTGCGTGTCGCCGGACAATTCCGAGCTGGCGGCGCCGCTGCTCTCGGATGTGGCCGCCAATCTCGGCTTCTCGATCTACCGCACCGGCGATCTCGAGCATTCGCGCATCGCCCAGATCATCGTCGCATCGCGTGGTGTCGATAAACTGGTCGAGCGCCTCAAACCGGGAACGCTGATCGTTGCGCCCTGCGACCGTTCCGACCTCGTCGTCACGGCCACGCTCGCCCGTTTGAGCGGCATGCCCATCGCCGGCCTGCTGCTCACCTGCGGCGAATCGATCGCGCCGTCGATCGAGCAGTTCCTGAATCCGCGTTTCGGCGACCTGCCGATCGTCACGACGCCGCTCGAAACCTATGACGTCGTCGTCAAGCTGGCGGCGACCGACCGGCGCATCAGCCTCAAGGATCGCGTCCGTATGGAACGCGTCATGGATCACATCGCCGACCACGTCGAACTGGCGCCGCTGACCGGTTCGGCCGGGCAGTCGGCCTTCACCCACCTGACGCCGCCGATGTTCCGCCACCGCCTGATCCAGCAGGCCCGCGTCGCCAGCAAGCGCATCGTGCTGCCCGAGGGCGACGAACCGCGTACGATTCGCGCGGCGGCGATCTGTGCCGCCAAGAACATCGCTCATTGCGTTCTGCTCGGCGATCCGGATCAGATCCGCAGCATCGCGCTGACGCATGGCATCGACCTGCCGACGGCGCATCCGCTGCTCGAAATCCTCGATCCGGCGACGATCCGCAAGGACTACATCGCACCGATGGTCGCCCTGCGCAAATCCAAGGGGCTGACGGCGCCGCAGGCCGAGGCCATGCTTGAGGACAATGTCGTACTCGGCACGATGATGCTGGCCGAGCAGCACGTGGATGGCCTCGTCTCCGGCGCGGTCCATACGACCGCGTCGACGGTGCGTCCGGCGCTGCAACTGATCAAGACGACGCCGGGATCGAGCATCGTTTCGAGCGTGTTCTTCATGCTGATGCCCGACCAGGTGCTGGTCTATGGCGACTGCGCCATCAATCCCAACCCGAGCGCCGAGGAACTGGCCGAGATCGCGCTGCAGTCGGCAGGATCGGCGGCGGCGTTCGGCATCGAACCGCGCGTCGCGATGATCTCGTATTCGACCGGCGTGTCGGGGACCGGCGACGACGTCGACAAGGTACGGGCGGCGACCGAGATCGTCCGCGCACGCCGGCCGGAGCTGATTGTCGACGGGCCGATCCAGTACGACGCCGCCAGCGTCGTCGACGTCGCCCGCCAGAAGGCGCCGAACAGCCCGCTCAAGGGCCGTGCGACGGTTTTCGTCTTCCCCGATCTCAATACCGGCAATACCACCTACAAGGCGGTGCAGCGCTCGGCCAACGTCGTGTCGGTCGGCCCGATGCTGCAGGGCCTGCGCAAGCCGGTGAACGATCTCTCGCGCGGCGCGCTCGTCGATGACATCGTCTATACGATCGCGCTGACCGCGATCCAGGCCCTCGCCGAGGCCTGA
- a CDS encoding polysaccharide deacetylase family protein, with translation MTTDTTHRTAPITTHVAALAFWALLACAALPSLAAPPDASTTAAPRHTREEETAVIREHHFRRLDTRLATEPAILRQTCRYESEISTPPPPGRVALSFDDGPEPGQTDYILDILARQGISGTFFLIGEKSSAHPELTARILASGKHTVGNHSWSHPNFHAIPPEQQREEILRYEEPASPGPVKRLFRYPYGNSSCEANELLHARGYRIVGWHIDSCDWAFDRNGSIDPKEAISCGVLAQNRHNYVEHVVSTVRAHRGGIVLMHEIHPNTLARLEEIIVRLKEEGFLFGAIEDPEFLPSLR, from the coding sequence ATGACGACTGACACCACCCACCGCACCGCCCCGATCACAACCCACGTGGCGGCCCTGGCGTTCTGGGCGCTGCTCGCCTGTGCCGCGCTTCCTTCCCTGGCTGCGCCGCCGGACGCATCGACAACTGCGGCGCCGCGCCACACGCGCGAAGAGGAAACCGCCGTCATTCGCGAACATCATTTCAGGCGGCTCGATACGCGCCTGGCAACCGAACCGGCGATCCTCCGCCAGACCTGCCGCTACGAATCGGAAATCTCGACACCGCCACCGCCCGGACGCGTTGCCTTGTCGTTCGATGACGGCCCCGAACCCGGCCAGACCGACTACATCCTCGACATTCTCGCCAGGCAGGGAATCAGCGGCACCTTCTTCCTAATCGGCGAAAAATCCAGTGCGCACCCCGAGCTCACGGCCCGGATCCTGGCGAGCGGCAAGCACACGGTCGGCAATCACTCGTGGAGCCATCCGAACTTCCATGCCATCCCGCCCGAGCAGCAACGGGAAGAAATCCTGCGCTACGAGGAACCGGCCTCGCCCGGCCCGGTCAAGCGCCTGTTCCGCTATCCGTATGGCAATTCCAGTTGCGAAGCGAACGAGTTACTGCACGCCCGGGGCTACCGCATCGTCGGCTGGCACATCGATTCCTGCGACTGGGCATTCGACCGCAACGGCAGCATCGATCCCAAGGAAGCCATCTCCTGCGGCGTGCTCGCGCAGAACCGCCACAATTACGTCGAGCACGTCGTCTCGACGGTCCGCGCTCACCGCGGTGGCATCGTCCTGATGCACGAAATCCATCCCAACACGCTCGCCAGACTCGAAGAGATCATCGTGCGCCTCAAGGAAGAAGGCTTCCTGTTCGGCGCGATCGAGGACCCCGAGTTTCTGCCCTCGCTACGCTAG
- a CDS encoding LysR family transcriptional regulator — MELKQLRYFAAVCRLGSVTRAAETCHIAQPAISVAIQNLESELGVQLFERSHKKVSVTSSGRVFLRRVEDILARTDDAIREMADHRESQRGVIRVGITPMIGAVFFPEIVSRFREEHPLLELNVIEEGALSIGALLDKGELDVGVVVVAEKQPQLEMSPITRSEIYVCLSAEHPLAAQRRIAFPRLADEPFILFSEDTLSRRIILEECARHGISPHIVFSSNQITTIISLVERGVGISFLLEPLVRDHPKIVSRRLAKPLYLEAGMVWNPRRYLSNATRMFIEAIRRYTLDATGAD; from the coding sequence ATGGAATTGAAACAGCTGAGATATTTCGCCGCGGTATGCCGACTCGGCAGTGTTACCCGTGCCGCTGAAACCTGCCATATCGCCCAGCCGGCGATCTCGGTCGCGATCCAGAATCTGGAGAGCGAACTCGGCGTCCAGCTGTTCGAGCGCAGTCACAAGAAAGTCAGCGTGACCTCGTCGGGTCGCGTCTTCCTGCGCCGTGTCGAGGACATCCTGGCGCGCACCGACGATGCGATCCGCGAAATGGCCGATCACCGGGAATCGCAGCGCGGCGTCATCCGCGTCGGCATCACGCCGATGATCGGCGCGGTGTTCTTTCCCGAGATCGTCAGCCGTTTTCGCGAAGAGCACCCGCTGCTTGAGCTGAACGTCATCGAGGAAGGCGCGCTCTCGATCGGTGCGCTGCTCGACAAGGGGGAACTCGATGTCGGCGTCGTCGTGGTCGCCGAGAAACAGCCGCAACTCGAAATGTCGCCGATCACGCGCAGCGAAATCTATGTCTGCCTGTCGGCCGAGCATCCGCTCGCGGCGCAACGGCGAATCGCCTTTCCGCGCCTCGCCGACGAGCCCTTCATCCTGTTTTCCGAGGATACGCTGTCGCGTCGCATCATCCTCGAGGAATGCGCGCGGCATGGCATCTCGCCGCATATCGTGTTCTCGTCGAACCAGATCACGACGATCATCAGCCTGGTCGAGCGCGGTGTTGGCATCAGTTTCCTGTTGGAGCCGCTGGTCCGTGATCATCCGAAGATCGTCAGCCGTCGCCTGGCGAAGCCGCTGTACCTTGAGGCCGGCATGGTCTGGAACCCGCGCCGCTATCTGTCCAACGCGACACGGATGTTCATTGAGGCAATCCGGCGCTATACGCTCGATGCGACCGGCGCCGACTGA
- a CDS encoding 2Fe-2S iron-sulfur cluster-binding protein, translated as MSDTLRISIDGKEKEAQAGDSILQAHLKGDETVTANIGCMGQGVCGACRCLVRKEGERETATRLACETLAEDGMQVSFMDYYQPARVSRYGLDAIRDGWEWMTHLRDVFPEASSCRHCSGCDRACPKGITVQEGIALASRGELQAAAEVFDACIMCNLCTLACPENIRPNHVGLFLRRAHAAQTLRPGDLLRRLDQQRRGELAIDLTAVPTAQGERA; from the coding sequence ATGAGCGACACCCTCAGAATCAGTATCGACGGCAAGGAGAAGGAGGCGCAGGCCGGCGACTCCATCCTTCAGGCCCATCTCAAGGGCGACGAAACCGTCACCGCCAACATCGGCTGCATGGGCCAGGGCGTCTGCGGCGCCTGCCGCTGCCTGGTGCGCAAGGAAGGCGAACGCGAAACCGCGACGCGCCTGGCTTGCGAAACGCTGGCCGAGGACGGCATGCAGGTCAGCTTCATGGACTATTACCAGCCGGCCCGCGTCAGCCGCTATGGCCTCGACGCCATCCGCGACGGCTGGGAATGGATGACGCACCTGCGCGACGTCTTCCCGGAAGCGAGCAGCTGCCGCCACTGCAGCGGCTGCGACCGCGCCTGCCCCAAGGGCATCACCGTCCAGGAAGGCATCGCCCTCGCCTCGCGCGGCGAACTGCAGGCCGCGGCCGAGGTCTTCGATGCCTGCATCATGTGCAACCTGTGTACGCTCGCCTGTCCGGAGAACATCCGCCCGAACCACGTCGGCCTCTTCCTGCGTCGCGCCCACGCCGCGCAGACGCTGCGCCCCGGCGACCTGTTGCGCCGCCTCGACCAGCAACGCCGCGGCGAACTGGCCATCGACCTGACTGCCGTCCCGACCGCACAAGGAGAACGTGCATGA
- a CDS encoding FAD-dependent oxidoreductase has product MTQTTTAIPHAEALARLASGATPTLRESGLSRELLLERYHPDHAPAAAATLQIGANAGERCHPTLAELLQSNALIDGFDLAGAEQLSTDVLVIGGGGAGAAAALTAASNGADVIIACKLRLGDSNTVMAEGGIQAALGRDDGPQRHFEDTLRGGHYRADPLLVAQLASDAPDAIRWLIELGMHFDVTDAATDGGTLRYKQAGGCTQPRILSYRDYTGLEMMRVLRETVELDPAIRLLNRCPAVELLSHDDGSCAGAVLYDLEYQRFVVVSARSVILATGGCGRLHLQGFPTSNHYGATADGLVLAYRLGAKLRDLDSFQYHPTGIAFPSRLAGGLISEAARSGGAWLINGLGERFIDELAPRDVVTAAILRECADGRGIERDGRIGVFLDTPQLARQWPEGIEHHLPALAHLAAKCGIDPATEPMLVYPTLHYQNGGVVIDGEGRSTVPGLLCAGEVSGGIHGRNRLMGNALLDIIAFGRRAGQRAAEDIGKRPLRRGDIEHVYSWQRTLVQSGLPRQARAPRLYPGTSHYPLHRNERSLA; this is encoded by the coding sequence ATGACGCAAACCACCACCGCCATCCCGCACGCCGAGGCGCTCGCCCGCCTGGCATCGGGCGCCACGCCGACGCTGCGCGAATCGGGCCTGTCGCGGGAGCTTCTGCTTGAACGCTACCACCCGGACCATGCGCCGGCCGCCGCCGCGACGCTGCAGATCGGCGCCAATGCCGGCGAGCGCTGCCACCCGACGCTGGCCGAATTGTTGCAGTCCAACGCGCTGATCGACGGTTTCGACCTCGCCGGCGCCGAACAGCTTTCGACCGATGTGCTCGTCATCGGCGGCGGCGGTGCCGGCGCCGCGGCGGCACTCACCGCCGCCAGCAACGGCGCCGACGTCATCATCGCCTGCAAGCTGCGTCTCGGCGACAGCAACACGGTGATGGCCGAAGGCGGCATCCAGGCCGCGCTCGGCCGCGACGACGGCCCGCAGCGCCACTTCGAGGACACCCTGCGCGGCGGTCACTATCGCGCTGATCCGCTGCTCGTCGCCCAGCTCGCCAGCGACGCGCCCGACGCGATCCGCTGGCTGATCGAACTCGGCATGCACTTCGACGTCACCGACGCCGCCACCGACGGCGGCACGCTGCGCTACAAGCAGGCCGGCGGCTGCACGCAGCCGCGCATCCTCTCGTATCGCGACTACACCGGCCTCGAAATGATGCGCGTCCTGCGCGAGACGGTCGAACTCGACCCGGCGATCCGCCTGCTCAACCGCTGCCCGGCCGTCGAACTGCTCTCGCATGACGACGGCAGCTGCGCCGGCGCGGTGCTCTACGACCTCGAATACCAGCGCTTCGTCGTCGTCTCGGCGCGCTCGGTCATCCTCGCCACCGGCGGCTGCGGACGCCTGCACCTGCAAGGCTTTCCGACGTCCAACCACTACGGCGCCACGGCCGACGGCCTGGTGCTCGCCTACCGCCTCGGCGCCAAGCTGCGCGATCTCGACTCCTTCCAGTACCACCCGACCGGCATCGCCTTCCCGTCGCGCCTCGCCGGCGGCCTGATCTCGGAAGCGGCACGCTCCGGCGGCGCCTGGCTGATCAACGGTCTCGGCGAACGCTTCATCGACGAACTGGCGCCGCGCGATGTCGTCACCGCCGCCATCCTGCGCGAATGCGCCGACGGACGCGGCATCGAACGCGATGGCCGCATCGGCGTTTTCCTCGACACGCCGCAGCTCGCGCGGCAATGGCCGGAAGGCATCGAACACCATCTGCCGGCGCTCGCGCACCTGGCCGCCAAATGCGGCATCGACCCGGCGACGGAACCGATGCTCGTCTACCCGACGCTGCACTACCAGAACGGCGGCGTCGTCATCGACGGCGAAGGCCGCAGCACCGTTCCCGGCCTGCTCTGCGCCGGCGAAGTCAGCGGCGGCATTCACGGCCGCAACCGGCTGATGGGCAACGCGCTGCTCGACATCATCGCCTTCGGCCGCCGTGCCGGACAACGCGCTGCCGAAGACATCGGCAAGCGTCCGCTGCGCCGCGGCGACATCGAACACGTCTACAGCTGGCAGCGCACGCTGGTCCAGTCCGGCCTGCCGCGCCAGGCGCGCGCGCCGCGCCTGTACCCCGGCACCAGCCACTATCCGCTGCACCGCAACGAGCGGTCGCTGGCCTAG
- a CDS encoding NADH-ubiquinone oxidoreductase-F iron-sulfur binding region domain-containing protein, whose protein sequence is MDKLNQVLLKPAIQVGADLFAWMQQGGTQGLAVALEAPQTLIQRIADADLRGMGGAGFPTARKWEAAAQAAGSEKYVVCNGNEDEPGTFKDRTLLSRTPHQVIEGALIAALAIRACHIIFYLNPHQQGSLREMRRAVAQWQDSPWLEKVAKAVGQPVDLQVVPSSGRYIGGEETAVVASLEGGFPFPRKKPPFPAESGVRGCPTLINNTETLAKVSHIIRHGADWYRALGVGAASGTKLYSLSGDVMAPGLYELPMGTSLHDLIYRYGGGMLEGKAFKAVFTGGPSNTLLTRKDLDVALDFDSVRERQSRLGTGAMIVISEGSSIIRKVAEYIGFFAKGSCGQCPSCKCGTFQLARLLERVDSGRHSPADLAALRHLCQILPGSGRCGLIDGAVTVVQSSLHTFPQEYGIAATAD, encoded by the coding sequence ATGGACAAACTCAATCAAGTACTGCTCAAGCCGGCCATCCAGGTCGGCGCTGATCTCTTCGCCTGGATGCAACAGGGCGGCACGCAGGGCCTTGCCGTCGCGCTCGAAGCGCCGCAGACGCTGATCCAGCGCATCGCCGACGCCGACCTGCGCGGCATGGGCGGCGCCGGTTTCCCGACCGCGCGCAAATGGGAGGCCGCGGCACAGGCCGCCGGCAGCGAGAAATATGTCGTCTGCAACGGCAACGAAGACGAACCCGGCACCTTCAAGGACCGCACGCTGCTCAGCCGCACGCCGCATCAGGTCATTGAAGGCGCGCTGATCGCCGCACTGGCGATCCGGGCCTGCCACATCATCTTCTATCTCAACCCGCACCAACAAGGCAGCCTGCGCGAAATGCGCCGCGCGGTGGCGCAATGGCAGGACAGCCCCTGGCTCGAAAAGGTCGCCAAGGCGGTCGGACAGCCGGTCGATCTTCAGGTCGTGCCCAGTTCGGGGCGCTACATCGGCGGCGAGGAAACCGCCGTCGTCGCCTCGCTCGAAGGCGGCTTCCCCTTCCCGCGCAAGAAGCCGCCCTTCCCGGCCGAATCCGGCGTCCGCGGCTGCCCGACGCTGATCAACAACACCGAGACGCTGGCCAAGGTCAGCCACATCATCCGCCACGGCGCCGACTGGTACCGTGCGCTCGGCGTCGGCGCCGCCAGCGGCACCAAGCTCTACTCGCTCTCAGGCGACGTCATGGCGCCGGGCCTGTACGAACTGCCGATGGGCACCTCGTTGCACGACCTCATCTACCGTTATGGCGGTGGCATGCTCGAGGGCAAGGCCTTCAAGGCGGTGTTCACCGGTGGCCCGTCGAACACGCTGCTGACGCGCAAGGACCTCGACGTCGCCCTGGACTTCGACTCGGTACGCGAACGCCAGTCGCGCCTCGGCACCGGCGCGATGATCGTCATCTCGGAAGGCAGCAGCATCATCCGCAAGGTCGCCGAATACATCGGCTTCTTCGCCAAGGGCTCCTGCGGCCAGTGTCCCTCGTGCAAATGCGGCACCTTCCAGCTCGCCCGCCTGCTCGAACGCGTCGACAGCGGCCGCCACTCGCCGGCCGACCTCGCGGCACTGCGCCACCTCTGCCAGATCCTGCCGGGCAGCGGCCGTTGCGGCCTGATTGACGGCGCGGTCACCGTCGTGCAAAGCTCGCTGCACACTTTCCCGCAGGAATACGGCATCGCCGCGACGGCCGACTGA
- the argG gene encoding argininosuccinate synthase: MAATILQKIPAGERVGIAFSGGLDTSAAVHWMRGKGAIPCCYTAHLGQPDESDYDDIPRKAKLYGAEIARLIDCRPQLVAEGIAAIQCGAFHIKTGGTTYYNTTPLGRAVTGTALVVAMKEDNVNIWGDGSTYKGNDIERFYRYGLLANPALRIYKPWLDQDFIDELGGRKEMSEYLVKHGFDYKMSVEKAYSTDSNILGATHEAKDLEFLNNGINIVKPIMGVAFWRDDVVVKPETVTVRFEEGQPVAINGQTFANAVELFYEANAIGGRHGLGMCDQIENRIIEAKSRGLYEAPGMALLHIVYERLLTGIHNEDTIEQYRINGLRLGRLLYQGRWFDPQTLMLRETAQRWVARAITGEVTLELRRGNDFSILDTVSPNLTYAPERLSMEKVEDAAFTQTDRIGQLTMRNLDISDTRHKLGIYTASGLLGGSKDGSIPLLTGGVEKK; encoded by the coding sequence GTGGCTGCAACGATTCTACAAAAGATCCCCGCCGGCGAGCGCGTCGGCATCGCCTTTTCCGGCGGTCTGGACACGTCCGCCGCTGTTCACTGGATGCGCGGCAAGGGTGCCATTCCCTGTTGCTACACTGCTCACCTCGGCCAGCCGGATGAGAGCGACTATGACGACATCCCGCGCAAGGCCAAGCTCTACGGCGCCGAAATCGCCCGCCTGATCGACTGCCGTCCGCAGCTGGTCGCCGAAGGCATCGCCGCGATCCAGTGCGGCGCCTTCCACATCAAGACCGGCGGCACCACCTACTACAACACGACGCCGCTCGGCCGCGCCGTGACCGGTACCGCGCTCGTCGTCGCGATGAAGGAAGACAACGTCAATATCTGGGGCGACGGTTCGACCTACAAGGGCAACGACATCGAGCGCTTCTACCGCTACGGCCTGCTCGCCAATCCCGCGCTGCGCATCTACAAGCCCTGGCTCGACCAGGACTTCATCGATGAGCTGGGCGGCCGCAAGGAGATGAGCGAATACCTCGTCAAGCACGGCTTCGACTACAAGATGAGCGTCGAGAAGGCCTATTCGACCGACTCCAACATCCTCGGCGCGACGCACGAAGCCAAGGACCTCGAGTTCCTCAACAACGGCATCAACATCGTCAAGCCGATCATGGGCGTCGCCTTCTGGCGTGATGACGTCGTCGTCAAGCCGGAAACCGTCACGGTGCGCTTCGAGGAAGGCCAGCCGGTGGCGATCAACGGCCAGACCTTCGCCAACGCCGTCGAACTGTTCTACGAAGCCAACGCCATCGGCGGCCGTCATGGCCTCGGCATGTGCGACCAGATCGAGAACCGCATCATCGAAGCCAAGAGCCGCGGCCTCTACGAAGCCCCGGGCATGGCCCTGCTGCACATCGTCTATGAGCGTCTCCTCACCGGCATCCACAACGAGGACACGATCGAGCAGTACCGCATCAACGGCCTGCGCCTCGGCCGCCTGCTTTATCAGGGCCGCTGGTTCGACCCGCAGACGCTGATGCTGCGCGAAACCGCCCAGCGTTGGGTGGCGCGCGCGATCACCGGCGAAGTGACACTGGAACTGCGTCGCGGCAACGACTTCTCGATCCTCGACACGGTCAGCCCGAACCTGACCTACGCGCCCGAGCGTCTGTCGATGGAAAAGGTCGAGGACGCCGCGTTCACGCAGACCGACCGTATCGGCCAGTTGACGATGCGCAACCTCGACATCTCCGACACGCGTCACAAGCTGGGCATCTATACCGCCAGCGGCCTGCTCGGCGGCAGCAAGGACGGCAGCATTCCGCTGCTGACCGGCGGCGTCGAGAAGAAGTAG